From the Mycobacterium sp. DL592 genome, the window CCGGGGCAACGTCGGCGACGTCGACGTAGAACTGCTCGTACCAGCGCCGCAGCTGGTACACCGGCCCGTCCTCTTCCACCAGCAACGGGTTGTCGATGCGGGTCTTGTTGCGCCAGATCTCAACATCCTGCTCGAAGCCCATCTTGACGAAGTCACCGAGGCCGATGGCCGTCTGCATGGCGAGGTCGTCGGGCAGTTCGGCCGACTTCTTGACGATGATTCCATATTGCAGCACAAAGGAATTGGCGTCGATGGGATAGTGGCAGTTGATCAGGACGGTGTGGTGGTCAACGTCGGTGTAGTGATAGGTCAGATCATCGATCATGAAGGACGGGCCGTAGTAAGACGCCACCGATGTCGTACCCAACATCTGGGTTTCACCGGGTTCCCCGATATCGGGGCGGCCCGCGCTGTTCATGTACTGCGTCGCGATGTGACCCTCGAAGATGTTCTTGAACTGCGTGGGCAGCGAGCCGTGAATGTAGAAGAAGTGCGCCATGTCGACCACGTTGTCGATGATCTCCCGGCAGTTGGTGTGCACCACGGTGGTGTACCAATGCCAATCGGTCCAATCATCGCTTTCGGCGCCCTCGATGCGAGGGATGGTCACCTCGGCGGGCGGCGCATTGCCTTCCGGGTCATTCCAGACGAACAGCATGCCGTCCTGTTGCAGCGTGGGCCACGAGGCAGTACGCGCCAGACGCGGGGTGCGCTTACTGTAGGGCACCAGTTTGCAGCGGCCGTCGCCTCCCCATCGCCAGTCGTGGAATGGGCAGGCGATCTCGTTGCCCTTCACCGTCCCCTGCGAGAGATCGCCACCCATGTGTCGGCAGTACCCGTCGAGCACATTGACGGCACCGTCCTCGCCGCGGAACACGACCAGTTTCTGACCGAATGCGTTGACCTGATGGGGTGTGCCGTCGCCGAAATCGCGAACCAACCCGAGGCAGTGCCACCCCCGGGCAAAGCGGGTGGGCAGCGCCCCTGCCTCGATCAACCGAATCTCGTCGGAATGCGTCGTCATCGTGCGTCCGTCCCTGGATCGGTGGCTTCGTAGCTGATTTCCCTATTGAACGGCGAAATGTGGCCCGCGAGAAGACCCGCGTTCCGCTCAAAGGGATGCCGGAATCAAAGCCTCGGCGCCACGCTCTAACGTTCCCAACCGTGACCGCCACCCGTCATGACACTGTGCCCGCCGGACTGCCCGTCGCTGATTCCGAGGTGGATCTGCTCGTCATCGGGTCGGGCACCGGGCTGGCGGCCGCCCTGGCCGCCCACGAGCGCGGGTTGTCTGTTCTCGTCGTCGAGAAGTCCTCCCACGTCGGTGGGTCAACGGCCCGATCCGGTGGCGCTCTGTGGCTTCCCGCCAGCCCGGTCATCGCAGAATGTGG encodes:
- a CDS encoding Rieske 2Fe-2S domain-containing protein; the protein is MTTHSDEIRLIEAGALPTRFARGWHCLGLVRDFGDGTPHQVNAFGQKLVVFRGEDGAVNVLDGYCRHMGGDLSQGTVKGNEIACPFHDWRWGGDGRCKLVPYSKRTPRLARTASWPTLQQDGMLFVWNDPEGNAPPAEVTIPRIEGAESDDWTDWHWYTTVVHTNCREIIDNVVDMAHFFYIHGSLPTQFKNIFEGHIATQYMNSAGRPDIGEPGETQMLGTTSVASYYGPSFMIDDLTYHYTDVDHHTVLINCHYPIDANSFVLQYGIIVKKSAELPDDLAMQTAIGLGDFVKMGFEQDVEIWRNKTRIDNPLLVEEDGPVYQLRRWYEQFYVDVADVAPDMVDRFEFELDTTRPSEAWMKEVEANLAARTSAAGPVE